One Aneurinibacillus migulanus genomic region harbors:
- a CDS encoding MarR family transcriptional regulator, with protein MYSFEEKLLPEELAILNRLTNHSLNFEAMAVVTNLYRAAQRLRTKMERDVLSKYNISWTAFTLLYNLWIWGSMEPRKLAKSMGVTVAAVSSMTNTLERKQWCKREANLRDRRLVLVTLTDEGKKVIEELYPEFNQGEADVVADLDREEQKILTQLLRRVNKKIED; from the coding sequence ATGTACTCTTTTGAGGAGAAGTTACTTCCAGAGGAATTAGCTATTTTGAACCGCTTAACCAACCATTCCCTTAACTTCGAGGCGATGGCGGTTGTTACTAACTTATACCGGGCTGCACAACGATTACGAACAAAAATGGAACGTGACGTTCTCTCTAAATACAATATTTCCTGGACAGCCTTTACTTTGCTTTACAATCTTTGGATTTGGGGTTCCATGGAACCAAGAAAATTGGCCAAATCTATGGGGGTTACAGTTGCTGCTGTGAGTAGTATGACAAACACTTTGGAACGCAAACAATGGTGTAAAAGAGAAGCGAATCTAAGAGACAGACGCTTGGTACTCGTGACCTTGACTGATGAAGGAAAAAAAGTAATAGAGGAATTATATCCTGAATTTAATCAGGGAGAGGCCGACGTAGTTGCTGATTTAGACAGAGAAGAGCAAAAAATCTTAACTCAACTACTGAGAAGAGTGAATAAAAAGATAGAAGATTAG
- a CDS encoding FAD synthetase family protein: MKVIHLSYPLSPSFVTDFSSIAIGYFDGVHYGHQGVIKEAVRYAKKTGLKSAVMTFDPHPRQLFGNNNYTASITPLPDKLRIFENLGVDITYVVSFCQVFSKISPLDFVEQFLLPLRATSVTVGFDFSFGYRGAAGPYDLQNLAKERFRVEIISSINSSHEKISSTNIRKALQDGDIEKINNYLGREYTISGKLKGSNGELFLTRPFLLPQAGEYWVKIYALNRWVYSRLKIYNSLYKKYENGKYQAQLFLLTKDLLPISETIEVRFISLSHAEQIQDENETNLPLEKMSYQR, from the coding sequence ATGAAAGTTATACATCTTTCTTATCCGCTATCACCTTCTTTTGTGACCGACTTTTCTTCTATTGCTATTGGTTACTTCGATGGCGTACATTATGGACATCAAGGTGTCATTAAAGAAGCCGTTAGATACGCTAAAAAGACCGGTTTAAAATCAGCCGTGATGACTTTTGATCCACATCCGAGACAGCTGTTTGGAAATAACAATTATACAGCTTCCATCACACCTTTACCGGATAAATTGCGCATTTTTGAAAATCTAGGAGTAGATATTACTTATGTCGTATCATTTTGCCAAGTGTTTTCAAAAATTTCACCGTTAGATTTTGTTGAACAATTTTTACTTCCGCTCCGTGCTACAAGCGTAACTGTGGGCTTTGATTTTTCCTTTGGCTATCGAGGAGCTGCTGGACCCTACGATCTTCAAAACTTAGCGAAAGAACGTTTTCGAGTCGAAATTATTTCTTCTATTAACTCAAGTCATGAAAAAATCTCAAGTACAAATATCCGTAAAGCGTTGCAGGATGGGGATATAGAAAAAATAAATAATTATTTGGGAAGGGAATACACCATTTCGGGAAAACTTAAAGGAAGTAATGGGGAACTTTTTCTAACACGTCCATTCCTCCTCCCCCAAGCTGGAGAGTATTGGGTAAAAATATACGCTTTAAATAGATGGGTTTACAGTAGACTTAAAATTTACAACTCACTATATAAAAAATATGAAAATGGCAAGTATCAAGCTCAGCTTTTCTTATTAACCAAAGATCTGTTGCCTATATCAGAAACGATAGAAGTAAGGTTTATCTCTTTATCCCATGCAGAACAAATACAGGATGAAAATGAAACAAATCTACCTTTGGAAAAAATGTCATATCAGCGATAA
- a CDS encoding 4-hydroxyphenylacetate 3-hydroxylase family protein has product MAIRTGKQFLEDLKKDGREIWLDGELVKDVTTHPAFKGAAEQVAKLFDLQHEFPEIMTTTSSETGERFGITHLIPRSKEDIKRIRKAMKIWAEASVGLMGRSPDYMNVTFACFAGHADVWARRGNEQGAQNLINYQKYVRDNDLIMTHSIINPQVDRSVSEAEQGGGEISLHKVGETEDSIIVRGARMLATLTPFADELTVYPGSDIRLQDKKYAICFAVPMNTPGLKFICRDSYSKDRNNFDYPLSSRFDEMDAVVIFDDVHVPKDRVFMDGDTIGYSEVIGEGYWRNYIILQAMNRALTKLEFAFGLGHMIADTTGVNTFDHVQEKLGEIWNMMEMTRAGVIAAEEGAFEVGGKGVWAPNDQPLLALRGLMPKWIPRATELLKIIGGGGFMLTPTSKDLDGPLSAEIAKYYQARNADAEKRIRLFRLGWDFIGSDLAGRGDLYERFYLSDSFRMTALNYKVADKTHPEMLVKQFLQEPVKQLQPTK; this is encoded by the coding sequence ATGGCAATAAGAACAGGGAAACAATTTCTTGAAGATTTGAAAAAAGACGGGCGCGAAATTTGGCTCGATGGTGAATTAGTGAAAGATGTAACGACTCATCCTGCTTTTAAGGGTGCTGCTGAACAAGTAGCAAAACTTTTCGACTTACAGCATGAATTTCCAGAGATTATGACAACAACCTCATCAGAAACAGGTGAACGCTTCGGAATTACTCATTTAATTCCAAGAAGTAAGGAAGATATTAAACGAATTCGCAAAGCGATGAAAATTTGGGCAGAGGCTTCTGTTGGTTTAATGGGAAGAAGTCCGGATTATATGAATGTCACTTTTGCTTGTTTTGCTGGACATGCAGATGTATGGGCGCGGCGTGGAAATGAACAAGGGGCGCAGAATTTGATTAACTATCAAAAGTATGTTCGGGATAACGATTTAATTATGACGCACTCGATTATTAACCCACAGGTTGATCGCTCCGTATCCGAAGCTGAGCAGGGCGGAGGAGAAATATCTCTGCACAAGGTCGGGGAAACAGAAGACTCAATTATTGTACGTGGCGCACGTATGCTAGCAACATTAACTCCATTTGCAGATGAATTAACAGTATATCCAGGCAGTGATATTCGACTCCAAGATAAGAAGTATGCAATTTGTTTCGCAGTCCCTATGAACACACCAGGATTGAAGTTTATTTGCCGTGATTCATACAGCAAGGATAGAAATAACTTTGATTATCCGCTGTCTTCCCGTTTTGATGAGATGGATGCGGTAGTTATTTTCGATGATGTACATGTACCAAAGGATCGCGTATTCATGGATGGAGATACCATTGGCTATTCAGAAGTAATTGGAGAGGGGTACTGGAGAAACTACATTATCCTTCAAGCAATGAATCGAGCCCTAACGAAACTTGAATTTGCTTTTGGCTTAGGTCATATGATCGCGGATACCACAGGAGTTAATACATTTGATCATGTTCAGGAGAAGCTAGGAGAAATATGGAATATGATGGAGATGACGCGTGCGGGTGTCATTGCAGCTGAAGAGGGGGCTTTCGAAGTTGGAGGCAAAGGAGTTTGGGCTCCAAATGATCAACCATTACTTGCACTTCGAGGCTTAATGCCGAAATGGATCCCACGGGCAACAGAGTTGCTTAAAATCATCGGTGGTGGTGGCTTTATGCTTACACCAACTTCAAAAGATCTAGATGGTCCACTGTCTGCTGAAATCGCTAAATATTACCAGGCGCGTAATGCTGATGCAGAAAAACGTATTCGTTTATTCAGACTTGGCTGGGATTTTATCGGTTCAGATCTTGCTGGTCGTGGAGATTTGTATGAGCGTTTCTATCTAAGTGACTCGTTTCGCATGACGGCATTAAATTATAAAGTAGCAGATAAAACGCACCCTGAGATGCTTGTAAAGCAGTTTTTACAAGAACCTGTAAAGCAACTGCAACCTACAAAGTAA
- a CDS encoding APC family permease gives MKVETTSNSAISIENTINSSGPRQTEGLRRVLKTRDLVIFGMVFMAPVSAQTLYGSLAQVSNGHAVLSYVIGLIAMIFTAYSYGRMTEAFPIAGSTYTYTSRAIHPYLGFIAGWSMLLDYVLIPMLLYKLSAVYAIELFPSVPLWFMLLVFVVPVTIFNCIGTEVASKVNILMTGIMIVSILLFVGFAIKALLHGIGVGSIFSIQGIYNAQTFTWNSLIGGASIAVLSFLGFDAVTTMAEDSNVTGKIVGKAAVLSCVISAVLYIIQVYFATIVFPDFQSFKSADTAFFEITTVVGGSGLAIVLALIISLSGISTALAGQAAASRLLYGMGREQVLPKLFAHIHPKYKTPAYSILFMAVIGYIGAVAIDLSVMFLIIVFGALIGFLCVNLSVFIEYFVKRKKRNFSGFIFYVLCPLFGLFVCAYILWGMDRIGHIVGFSWLLVGFIYLSITSKGFSKKVNVFKDDSF, from the coding sequence ATGAAGGTAGAAACAACGAGCAATTCGGCTATAAGTATTGAAAATACTATCAACTCTAGCGGACCAAGGCAAACAGAAGGATTGAGAAGAGTATTAAAAACGCGGGATTTAGTTATATTCGGAATGGTTTTCATGGCACCCGTATCAGCTCAGACTCTCTATGGTTCTCTCGCACAAGTATCGAATGGACATGCTGTTTTATCATATGTTATTGGCTTGATAGCAATGATATTTACAGCTTATTCTTACGGTAGGATGACAGAGGCTTTTCCAATCGCAGGCTCTACCTACACCTATACATCACGAGCCATCCATCCATATTTAGGATTCATTGCAGGCTGGTCTATGTTGTTGGATTATGTGCTGATTCCTATGCTTCTATATAAATTAAGTGCAGTATATGCCATTGAATTATTCCCTTCTGTTCCTCTTTGGTTTATGCTTCTTGTATTTGTAGTTCCGGTAACGATATTTAACTGCATAGGTACGGAGGTCGCTTCAAAAGTCAATATACTTATGACAGGAATTATGATAGTAAGTATTTTACTATTCGTTGGATTTGCCATCAAAGCATTACTTCATGGGATAGGAGTAGGCAGTATATTTTCTATACAAGGGATTTATAATGCGCAAACGTTTACATGGAACTCACTGATAGGAGGAGCCTCTATCGCTGTTCTATCTTTTCTTGGTTTTGATGCTGTAACGACTATGGCTGAGGATTCTAATGTCACAGGGAAAATCGTCGGGAAGGCAGCTGTATTGTCCTGTGTTATCAGTGCGGTGTTGTATATAATTCAAGTCTATTTTGCTACTATAGTTTTTCCAGATTTTCAATCCTTCAAATCAGCAGATACAGCGTTTTTTGAGATTACTACGGTTGTAGGGGGAAGTGGACTCGCCATTGTGCTAGCTTTAATTATTTCGCTTTCCGGAATTTCAACAGCTCTGGCAGGACAAGCTGCGGCATCAAGGTTATTATATGGAATGGGGCGTGAACAAGTATTGCCGAAGTTGTTTGCTCATATCCATCCTAAATACAAAACACCTGCTTATAGTATCTTATTTATGGCCGTTATAGGATACATAGGTGCTGTTGCCATTGATTTAAGTGTGATGTTTCTTATTATTGTTTTCGGTGCATTGATTGGCTTTCTCTGTGTAAATTTGTCAGTATTTATAGAGTATTTCGTCAAAAGAAAAAAGCGTAATTTCTCTGGGTTCATTTTCTATGTCTTGTGTCCTTTATTTGGTTTGTTTGTATGCGCTTACATTTTGTGGGGAATGGACAGAATCGGACATATAGTAGGATTCTCATGGTTATTAGTTGGGTTTATTTATCTAAGTATTACAAGCAAGGGATTTTCAAAGAAGGTTAATGTTTTTAAAGATGATTCCTTTTAG
- a CDS encoding MarR family winged helix-turn-helix transcriptional regulator, with amino-acid sequence MLEDNFLSEEKDIIRRLHGKPYDFEAMTIVSNLYRAAQRMRIKMEREVLSEYNLSWTAFDLLHNLWIWEPMEMRKVAKLMGVTVATVSSITNTLERKELCVRVADQRDRRLVQLKLTSLGKEVIEDLYPKFNKGEIEIVKGLTEEEGKVITELLRKINRNMDYLVD; translated from the coding sequence ATGCTGGAAGATAACTTTCTTTCTGAAGAGAAAGATATAATACGTCGTTTACATGGAAAACCTTATGATTTCGAAGCGATGACCATTGTTTCGAATCTGTACCGGGCTGCTCAGCGTATGAGAATAAAAATGGAACGAGAGGTTCTCTCTGAGTATAACCTTTCATGGACGGCTTTTGACTTGTTACATAATCTTTGGATATGGGAACCGATGGAAATGAGGAAGGTAGCTAAACTGATGGGGGTTACTGTAGCTACCGTAAGCAGTATTACAAACACATTGGAACGAAAAGAATTATGTGTGCGAGTAGCAGACCAAAGAGACCGAAGGTTAGTGCAACTAAAGCTTACATCTTTAGGCAAAGAAGTAATCGAAGATTTATACCCAAAATTCAATAAAGGAGAAATAGAAATTGTAAAAGGGTTAACCGAAGAAGAAGGTAAAGTTATTACGGAGTTATTAAGAAAAATTAACAGGAATATGGATTACCTTGTTGATTGA
- a CDS encoding CHRD domain-containing protein, translating to MRRFSARLRGSEEVPRVRTNASGVANFQLSNDGRRLRFTLVVRNIRNVTQAHIHLGRRGMNGPIVVFLFGPVSRGITVDRGIVTGTLTSANLVGPLARQSLSTLLREMRNGNAYVNVHTEAHPNGEIRGQIRHPR from the coding sequence ATGAGGAGATTTTCCGCGCGTTTAAGAGGATCGGAAGAAGTTCCAAGAGTACGAACCAATGCAAGTGGTGTAGCTAATTTTCAGCTTAGTAATGATGGTAGAAGGTTAAGATTTACATTGGTTGTTAGGAATATAAGGAACGTTACACAGGCACATATTCATTTAGGTCGAAGAGGGATGAACGGTCCCATCGTCGTATTTCTTTTTGGTCCTGTTAGCAGAGGAATTACTGTAGATAGAGGCATAGTAACGGGAACATTAACAAGTGCAAATTTAGTCGGGCCTTTAGCTAGACAATCATTGTCTACACTCTTGAGAGAGATGCGTAATGGTAACGCTTATGTGAATGTCCATACTGAGGCACATCCGAATGGGGAAATCCGCGGACAGATAAGACACCCACGTTAA
- a CDS encoding class I SAM-dependent methyltransferase translates to MSQFVNPWDARFQADEYVYGTNPNVFLTEAMHHLIPKGETLAIAEGEGRNAVFLAEHNFNVTAWDYAPSGLEKTKELAAKRGVPVYTELVDLSTARWEEEKWNQIVCIFGHFPTPLRLKTLESVKNAVRPGGLYVSEVYSVHQPPYNSGGPKEVDLLYRPEEFLQIFNDWKIIHFFMGEVIRYEGNLHNGLSHVIQFVGQKS, encoded by the coding sequence TTGAGTCAATTTGTTAATCCATGGGATGCCCGTTTCCAAGCCGACGAGTATGTGTATGGAACAAACCCAAATGTTTTTTTAACAGAGGCTATGCATCACCTTATTCCTAAAGGAGAGACGTTAGCTATTGCTGAAGGAGAAGGGCGAAACGCTGTATTCTTAGCTGAACACAATTTTAATGTAACAGCATGGGATTACGCACCTTCCGGCCTGGAGAAAACGAAAGAGTTAGCAGCTAAACGAGGGGTACCTGTTTATACAGAGCTTGTAGATTTAAGTACAGCTAGATGGGAAGAAGAGAAATGGAATCAGATTGTATGTATCTTTGGTCATTTCCCAACTCCACTTCGACTAAAAACGTTGGAGTCAGTCAAGAATGCTGTTAGACCAGGCGGTTTGTATGTAAGTGAGGTTTATTCTGTACATCAACCACCGTATAATAGCGGAGGTCCTAAAGAGGTAGATTTATTATACCGACCCGAAGAATTTTTACAGATTTTTAATGATTGGAAAATTATACACTTTTTTATGGGTGAAGTTATACGTTATGAAGGGAACCTGCATAATGGTTTATCTCACGTCATTCAATTTGTTGGTCAAAAATCATAA